TCGTGGGTAATTAAAATACCATCCAGATCTTTAGGATTTACATTCATCTGCTCTAAACCATTTTGAATTCTTTTTCCACTGATTCCTGCATCAATTAATAAATTGACTTTAGGTGTTCCTATATAAAGGCAGTTTCCGCTACTGCCGCTGGTAATCGAACAAAAATTAAATGCCATTGTCATTTCCTTCCTTATTGAAGTCCCAATTTGAGTTATATCAACAGTTATTGTATAATAAAACTAATCCTATGTCCACCCATCCATTACTTGGTATCATGTTTATTGGGTTATAGATTTTTCTCTTAAGGAGTGAGCTTATGATTAGAAAAGCTATTATAAAAGATGCAGAAATTATTACAGAGTTTAATTACTGTTTAGCAAAAGAAACCGAAGACCTGGAACTTAATAGAGAAACTTTATTTAAAGGCGTTCAAAAAGTTCTTTCGGATGAATCCAAAGGTATTTATTTTGTCTATGAAAAAGACGAAAAAATCGTAGGGCAACTGATGATTACGAAAGAATGGAGTGACTGGAGAAACGGAGACTTTTGGTGGATTCAAAGT
This is a stretch of genomic DNA from Defluviitalea raffinosedens. It encodes these proteins:
- a CDS encoding GNAT family N-acetyltransferase, whose amino-acid sequence is MIRKAIIKDAEIITEFNYCLAKETEDLELNRETLFKGVQKVLSDESKGIYFVYEKDEKIVGQLMITKEWSDWRNGDFWWIQSVYVHKDYRRQGIYTALFNHVKSIVDSDDTICGLRLYVEKENEAAKNTYKALGMKETYYLLYELSSPDKSHES